In Euphorbia lathyris chromosome 10, ddEupLath1.1, whole genome shotgun sequence, a single genomic region encodes these proteins:
- the LOC136209795 gene encoding transcription termination factor MTEF18, mitochondrial-like, producing the protein MTLLHKLRTPATLRIIIWQSPNNPRFYRTRAIVRDGMDRDIARQISYASIKEAQAALLDYLHCTRSLEFSDAEHMSKNSPNFLGRLLKKVSIADSDIGDSITRWLRFHPINEFEPFFESSGLGPCQYKPLLPRDSMFLTDDDLLLENYHVLCNYGVPRNKIGRIYKDAEEVFRYEYGVLALKLRAYGELGLEQYFMVKMIVCSPYILIGDVNVDFIKSIEILSKGGRQYCWIEQHSSENTSYNCSQLHTLLNLFRKTGYNEEDLGMLLSQHPGIIFESSGEKTLSLIGFLFKFGSSMKQICHMFLQFPQLPVGKFLLNLRGCFLFLNEIDMEAVDIQKIICSHWLLMGSCSLKKKHTLLSSLHVGKGRIRNLILHNPNEMKNWVMGSKLGPLPSLGEKQRMSKIKFLIDLGFEENSKEMRKALKAFLGIGSELQERFDCIMQAGLDRKDVIEMVKTSPQILNQKKEVLKMKIDFCVNDLRCPVSNLAAFPSYLSYSIERVKLRVAMHNWLIEQGTLGAVLSLSTILGCTENLFVRKYVKHHPRGLAVWQDLKEKIYS; encoded by the coding sequence ATGACTTTATTGCATAAACTTCGAACACCTGCTACCCTCAGAATCATAATCTGGCAATCTCCAAATAATCCTAGGTTCTATAGGACTAGAGCAATTGTTCGTGATGGCATGGATCGTGATATCGCTCGCCAAATCTCTTATGCCTCCATTAAAGAAGCCCAGGCTGCGCTTTTAGACTACTTGCATTGCACTAGAAGCTTAGAGTTTTCTGATGCAGAGCATATGAGTAAAAACTCGCCTAATTTTCTCGGGCGGCTACTGAAGAAGGTTAGTATTGCTGATTCTGATATTGGAGACTCTATAACTCGCTGGTTGCGTTTTCACCCAATTAATGAATTTGAGCCTTTCTTCGAGAGTTCTGGTTTAGGACCTTGTCAGTATAAGCCTCTTCTTCCGCGTGATTCGATGTTTTTAACTGATGATGATTTACTGCTGGAGAATTATCATGTTTTATGTAATTATGGGGTTCCAAGAAATAAGATTGGGAGGATTTATAAAGATGCAGAAGAAGTTTTTCGTTACGAGTATGGTGTCTTGGCATTGAAACTTAGGGCCTATGGAGAACTAGGGCTTGAGCAGTATTTCATGGTTAAAATGATTGTTtgtagtccctatattttgattgGGGATGTGAATGTAGATTTCATTAAGTCAATAGAGATATTGAGCAAAGGGGGAAGACAATATTGTTGGATTGAGCAGCATTCGTCGGAAAATACTTCTTATAATTGCAGCCAGTTGCATACACTTCTAAACTTATTTAGGAAAACGGGCTATAATGAGGAAGACTTGGGGATGCTCTTAAGCCAGCATCCCGGGATTATTTTTGAGAGTTCAGGGGAAAAGACATTATCACTGATTGGATTTCTATTTAAATTTGGATCCTCAATGAAACAGATATGTCACATGTTTCTTCAGTTCCCTCAATTGCCAGTTGGGAAGTTTCTTCTGAATTTGAGGGGATGTTTTCTTTTCCTCAATGAGATTGATATGGAGGCAGTAGATATACAGAAGATCATCTGCTCCCATTGGCTTTTAATGGGTTCATGTTCATTGAAGAAAAAACATACCTTGCTTTCTTCTTTGCATGTAGGAAAGGGGCGAATTCGTAATCTCATCCTGCACAACCCAAACGAAATGAAGAACTGGGTGATGGGATCAAAATTAGGACCATTGCCGAGCTTAGGAGAGAAGCAAAGAATGTCGAAGATTAAATTTTTGATTGACTTGGGATTTGAAGAGAACTCGAAGGAAATGAGAAAGGCACTGAAGGCTTTCCTAGGTATAGGATCAGAGCTCCAAGAGAGATTCGATTGTATCATGCAAGCTGGTTTGGATAGGAAGGATGTTATTGAAATGGTGAAGACATCCCCTCAAATTCTTAATCAGAAAAAGGAAgttctcaaaatgaaaattgatTTTTGTGTAAATGATTTGAGATGTCCCGTATCGAATTTAGCTGCCTTTCCATCATATCTTTCTTATTCAATCGAGAGAGTCAAGCTTAGGGTAGCAATGCATAATTGGCTCATAGAGCAAGGAACTTTGGGTGCTGTACTATCTTTGAGTACTATACTTGGTTGCACAGAGAACTTATTTGTTAGAAAGTATGTAAAACATCATCCTAGAGGCCTTGCAGTGTGGCAGGACCTGAAGGAAAAAATTTATTCTTAA
- the LOC136208234 gene encoding transcription termination factor MTEF18, mitochondrial-like has protein sequence MTLLHKLRTPSTLKWASNSVDFYKIIICQSPNNPRFYRTRAIVRDGMDRDIACQISNVSIKQAQAALLDYLHCTRSLQFSDAEHMSKNSPNFLGRLLKKVSISDSDIGDSVTRWLRFHPINEFEPFFESSGLVPCQYKPLLPRDLMFLTDDDLLLENYHVLCNYGVPRNKIGKIYKEAEEVFRYEYGVLALKLRDYEELGFEQYFMVKMIVCSPYILIGDMNVDFIKSMEILSKGGRQCCWIEQHTSENTSYNWSQLHTLLNLFRKTGYSEEDLGMLLSQHPEIIFESSGEKTLSLIGFLFKFGSSMNQISQMFLQFPQFPVGKFLLNLRRCFLFLSEIDMKAVDKQNIICSHSLLLGSCSLKKTNTLLCSLNVGKKRIRNLILNNPKEMKNWVIGLKIEPLRNLGEKQKSQMLKVKFLMDLGFEENSKEMEKALKYFRGEGGELQERFDCIMQAGLDRNDVIEMVKKSPQILSQKKEALNMKIDFFINELRCPMSYLVAFPSYLSYTIERVKLRVAMNNWLKEQGTLGAVLSLCTVVACTENFFVRKYVKHHPRGLQVWQELKEKFEPFLESSGLGPCQYKPLLPRDLMFLTGDSLLLENHHVLCNYGIPRNKIEKIYKEAEEVFRYEHGVLALKLKAYEELGFEQYFMVKMIVCSPYILIGDVNVDFIKSMEILRKGGRQCCWIEQDFSENSSYNWKHLHTLLNLFMNTGYGEEDLDLLLSQHPGIIFESSGDRTLSLIGFLFKFGSSMKQICHMFLQFPQLPVGKFLLNLRGCFLFLNEIDMEAVDIQKIICSHSLLLGSCSLKKKHTLISSLNVGKARIRNLILHNPNEMKNWVMGSKLGPLPSLGEKQRMLKIKFLIDLGFEENSKEMRKALKAFLGIGSELQERFDCIMQAGLDRKDVIEMVKISPQILNQKKEVLKMKIDFCVNDLRCPVSYLAAFPAYLSYSIQRVKLRVAMHNWLIEQGTLGAVLSLSTILGCTENLFVRKYVKHHPRGLAVWQDLKEKIYS, from the coding sequence ATGACTCTATTGCATAAACTTCGAACACCTTCTACTCTCAAATGGGCTTCCAATTCTGTTGATTTCTACAAAATCATAATCTGCCAATCTCCAAATAACCCTAGGTTCTATAGGACTAGAGCAATTGTTCGTGATGGCATGGATCGTGATATCGCTTGCCAAATCTCTAATGTCTCCATTAAACAAGCTCAGGCTGCGCTTTTAGACTACTTGCATTGCACTAGAAGCTTACAGTTTTCTGATGCAGAGCATATGAGTAAAAACTCGCCTAATTTTCTCGGGCGGCTACTGAAGAAGGTTAGTATTTCTGATTCTGATATTGGAGACTCTGTAACTCGCTGGTTGCGTTTTCACCCAATTAATGAATTTGAGCCTTTCTTCGAGAGTTCTGGTTTAGTACCTTGTCAGTATAAGCCTCTTCTTCCGCGTGATTTGATGTTTTTAACTGATGATGATTTACTGCTGGAGAATTATCATGTTTTATGTAATTATGGGGTTCCAAGAAATAAGATTGGGAAGATTTATAAAGAAGCAGAAGAAGTTTTCCGTTACGAGTATGGTGTCTTGGCACTGAAACTtagggactatgaagaactaGGGTTTGAGCAGTATTTTATGGTTAAAATGATTGTTtgtagtccctatattttgattgGGGATATGAATGTAGATTTCATTAAGTCAATGGAGATATTGAGCAAAGGGGGAAGACAATGTTGTTGGATTGAGCAGCATACGTCGGAAAATACTTCTTATAATTGGAGCCAGTTGCATACACTTCTAAACTTATTTAGGAAAACGGGCTATAGTGAGGAAGACTTGGGGATGCTCTTAAGCCAACATCCCGAGATTATTTTTGAGAGTTCAGGGGAAAAGACATTATCACTGATTGGATTTCTATTTAAATTTGGATCCTCAATGAACCAGATATCTCAGATGTTTCTTCAGTTCCCTCAATTTCCAGTTGGGAAGTTTCTGCTGAATTTGAGGCGATGTTTTCTTTTCCTCAGTGAGATTGACATGAAGGCAGTAGATAAACAGAATATCATTTGTTCCCATTCGCTTCTGCTAGGTTCGTGTTCATTGAAGAAAACAAATACCTTGCTTTGTTCTTTGAATGTAGGAAAGAAGCGAATTCGTAACCTCATCCTGAACAACCCAAAAGAAATGAAGAATTGGGTGATCGGTTTAAAAATTGAACCATTGCGAAACTTAGGAGAGAAGCAAAAATCACAAATGCTGAAGGTTAAATTTTTGATGGACTTGGGATTTGAAGAGAACTCGAAGGAGATGGAAAAGGCACTGAAGTATTTCCGAGGTGAAGGAGGAGAGCTCCAAGAGAGATTTGATTGTATCATGCAAGCTGGTTTGGATAGGAATGATGTTATTGAAATGGTTAAAAAATCCCCTCAAATTCTTAGTCAGAAAAAGGAGGCTCTCAAcatgaaaattgatttttttataaatgagTTGAGATGTCCCATGTCGTATTTAGTCGCCTTTCCATCATATCTCTCTTATACAATCGAGAGAGTCAAGCTTAGGGTAGCAATGAATAATTGGCTGAAAGAGCAAGGAACTCTTGGTGCTGTACTATCTTTGTGCACTGTAGTTGCTTGCACAGAGAACTTTTTTGTCAGAAAGTATGTAAAACATCATCCTAGAGGCCTTCAGGTGTGGCAGGAGCTGAAGGAAAAATTTGAGCCTTTCTTGGAGAGTTCTGGTTTGGGACCTTGTCAGTATAAGCCTCTGCTTCCGCGTGATTTGATGTTTTTAACTGGTGATAGTTTACTGCTGGAGAATCATCATGTTTTATGTAATTATGGGATTCCGAGAAATAAGATTgagaagatttataaagaagCAGAAGAAGTATTTCGTTATGAGCATGGTGTCTTGGCCTTGAAACTTAAGGCCTATGAAGAACTAGGGTTTGAGCAGTATTTTATGGTTAAAATGATTGTTtgtagtccctatattttgattgGGGATGTGAATGTAGATTTCATTAAGTCAATGGAGATATTGAGGAAAGGGGGAAGACAATGCTGTTGGATTGAGCAGGATTTTTCTGAAAATAGTTCTTATAATTGGAAGCACTTGCATACACTTCTGAACTTATTTATGAACACAGGCTATGGTGAGGAAGACTTGGATCTGCTGTTAAGCCAGCATCCAGGGATTATTTTTGAGAGTTCAGGAGATCGGACATTATCACTGATTGGGTTTCTATTTAAATTTGGATCCTCAATGAAACAGATATGTCACATGTTTCTTCAGTTCCCTCAATTGCCAGTTGGGAAGTTTCTTCTGAATTTGAGGGGATGTTTTCTTTTCCTCAATGAGATTGATATGGAGGCAGTAGATATACAGAAGATCATCTGCTCCCATTCGCTTTTGCTGGGTTCATGCTCATTGAAGAAAAAACATACCTTGATTTCTTCTTTGAATGTAGGAAAGGCGCGAATTCGTAACCTCATCCTGCACAACCCAAACGAAATGAAGAACTGGGTGATGGGATCAAAATTAGGACCATTGCCGAGCTTAGGAGAGAAGCAAAGAATGTTGAAGATTAAATTTTTGATTGACTTGGGATTTGAAGAGAACTCAAAGGAAATGAGAAAGGCACTGAAGGCTTTCCTAGGTATAGGATCAGAGCTCCAAGAGAGATTCGATTGTATCATGCAAGCTGGTTTGGATAGGAAGGATGTTATTGAAATGGTTAAGATATCCCCTCAAATTCTTAATCAAAAAAAGGAAgttctcaaaatgaaaattgatTTTTGTGTAAATGATTTGAGATGTCCCGTGTCGTATTTAGCTGCCTTTCCAGCATATCTTTCTTATTCAATCCAGAGAGTCAAGCTTAGGGTAGCAATGCATAATTGGCTCATAGAGCAAGGAACTTTGGGTGCTGTACTATCTTTGAGTACTATACTTGGTTGCACAGAGAACTTATTTGTTAGAAAGTATGTAAAACATCATCCTAGAGGCCTTGCAGTGTGGCAGGACCTGAAGGAAAAAATTTATTCTTAA
- the LOC136209754 gene encoding transcription termination factor MTEF18, mitochondrial-like isoform X2: MTLLHKLRTPATLKLASISVDFYKIIICQSANSPRFYKTRGIVRDGMDRDIACQISNASIKQAQAALLDYLHCTRSLQFSDAEHISRNSPNFLGKLLKKVSIADSDIGESITRLLCFHPINEFEPFFESSGLVPYQYKPLLKRDLMFLTDDDLLLENYHVLCNYGIPRNKIGKIYEQAGQVFRYEYGVLALKLKAYEELGFEQSFMAKMIVCSPYLLIGDVNVDFIKSMEILRKGGRQCCWIEQHLSENSSINWSQLHTLLNLLRNTAYSEEDLSLLLSRHPGIVFESSGEKTLSLIGFLLKFGSSMNQICHMFLQFPQLPVGKFLLNLRGCFLFLNEIDMEAVDIQKIICSHSLLLGSYALKKTNTLICTLKVGKKRIRNVIMQNPKEMKNWVMGSTFGPLPNLGERKKSQMLKIKFLTDLGFEENSREMVKALKVFRGKGAELQERFDCIMQAGLDRKDVIEMVKSSPQILNQKKEVLKMKIDFCVNDLRCPVSYLVVFPSYLSYTIERVELRVAMYNWLKEQGTLGAVLSLSTVVACTENFFIRKELTWGNLT, encoded by the exons ATGACTCTATTGCATAAACTTCGAACACCTGCGACTCTCAAATTGGCTTCCATTTCTGTTGATTTCTATAAAATTATAATCTGTCAATCTGCAAATAGCCCTAGGTTCTACAAGACTAGAGGAATTGTTCGTGATGGCATGGATCGTGATATCGCTTGCCAAATCTCTAATGCCTCCATTAAACAAGCTCAGGCTGCGCTTTTAGACTACTTGCATTGCACTAGAAGCTTACAATTTTCTGATGCAGAGCATATTAGTAGAAACTCACCTAATTTTCTCGGAAAGCTACTGAAGAAGGTTAGTATTGCTGATTCTGATATTGGAGAATCTATAACTCGCTTGTTGTGTTTTCACCCAATTAATGAATTTGAGCCTTTCTTCGAGAGTTCTGGTTTAGTACCTTATCAGTATAAGCCTCTTCTAAAGCGTGATTTGATGTTTTTAACTGATGATGATTTACTGCTTGAAAATTATCATGTTTTATGTAATTATGGGATTCCAAGAAATAAGATTGGGAAGATTTATGAACAAGCAGGACAAGTCTTTCGTTACGAGTATGGTGTCTTGGCATTGAAACTTAAGGCCTATGAAGAACTAGGGTTTGAGCAGTCTTTTATGGCTAAAATGATTGTTTGTAGTCCCTATCTTTTGATTGGGGATGTGAATGTAGACTTCATTAAGTCAATGGAGATATTGAGAAAAGGGGGAAGACAATGCTGTTGGATTGAGCAGCATTTGTCTGAAAATAGCTCCATTAATTGGAGCCAGTTGCATACACTTCTTAACTTACTTAGGAACACAGCCTACAGTGAGGAAGACTTGAGTTTGCTGTTAAGCCGGCATCCGGGGATTGTTTTTGAGAGTTCAGGGGAAAAGACATTATCACTGATTGGTTTTCTATTGAAATTCGGATCCTCGATGAACCAGATATGTCATATGTTCCTTCAGTTCCCTCAGTTGCCAGTTGGGAAGTTTCTTCTGAATTTGAGAGGATGTTTTCTTTTCCTCAATGAAATTGATATGGAGGCAGTAGATATACAGAAGATCATCTGCTCCCATTCGCTTTTGCTGGGTTCATATGCATTGAAGAAAACAAATACATTGATTTGTACTTTGAAGGTGGGAAAGAAGAGAATTCGTAATGTCATCATGCAGAACCCAAAAGAGATGAAGAATTGGGTGATGGGATCAACATTTGGACCATTGCCAAACTTAGGAGAGAGGAAAAAATCACAAATGCTGAAGATTAAATTTTTGACCGACTTGGGATTTGAAGAGAACTCGAGAGAAATGGTAAAGGCACTAAAGGTTTTCCGAGGTAAAGGAGCAGAGCTCCAAGAGAGATTTGATTGTATTATGCAAGCTGGTTTGGATAGGAAGGATGTTATAGAAATGGTTAAATCATCCCCTCAAATTCTTAATCAGAAAAAGGAGGTTCTCAAAATGAAGATTGATTTTTGTGTAAATGATTTGAGATGTCCCGTGTCGTATTTAGTCGTCTTTCCATCATATCTTTCGTATACGATCGAGAGAGTCGAGCTTAGGGTAGCAATGTATAATTGGCTCAAAGAGCAAGGAACTCTTGGTGCTGTACTTTCTTTGAGCACCGTAGTTGCTTGCACAGAGAACTTTTTTATCAGAAA AGAACTCACTTGGGGAAATTTGACTTAG
- the LOC136209754 gene encoding transcription termination factor MTEF18, mitochondrial-like isoform X1: protein MTLLHKLRTPATLKLASISVDFYKIIICQSANSPRFYKTRGIVRDGMDRDIACQISNASIKQAQAALLDYLHCTRSLQFSDAEHISRNSPNFLGKLLKKVSIADSDIGESITRLLCFHPINEFEPFFESSGLVPYQYKPLLKRDLMFLTDDDLLLENYHVLCNYGIPRNKIGKIYEQAGQVFRYEYGVLALKLKAYEELGFEQSFMAKMIVCSPYLLIGDVNVDFIKSMEILRKGGRQCCWIEQHLSENSSINWSQLHTLLNLLRNTAYSEEDLSLLLSRHPGIVFESSGEKTLSLIGFLLKFGSSMNQICHMFLQFPQLPVGKFLLNLRGCFLFLNEIDMEAVDIQKIICSHSLLLGSYALKKTNTLICTLKVGKKRIRNVIMQNPKEMKNWVMGSTFGPLPNLGERKKSQMLKIKFLTDLGFEENSREMVKALKVFRGKGAELQERFDCIMQAGLDRKDVIEMVKSSPQILNQKKEVLKMKIDFCVNDLRCPVSYLVVFPSYLSYTIERVELRVAMYNWLKEQGTLGAVLSLSTVVACTENFFIRKYVKLHPRGLEVFQELKEFFYSE, encoded by the coding sequence ATGACTCTATTGCATAAACTTCGAACACCTGCGACTCTCAAATTGGCTTCCATTTCTGTTGATTTCTATAAAATTATAATCTGTCAATCTGCAAATAGCCCTAGGTTCTACAAGACTAGAGGAATTGTTCGTGATGGCATGGATCGTGATATCGCTTGCCAAATCTCTAATGCCTCCATTAAACAAGCTCAGGCTGCGCTTTTAGACTACTTGCATTGCACTAGAAGCTTACAATTTTCTGATGCAGAGCATATTAGTAGAAACTCACCTAATTTTCTCGGAAAGCTACTGAAGAAGGTTAGTATTGCTGATTCTGATATTGGAGAATCTATAACTCGCTTGTTGTGTTTTCACCCAATTAATGAATTTGAGCCTTTCTTCGAGAGTTCTGGTTTAGTACCTTATCAGTATAAGCCTCTTCTAAAGCGTGATTTGATGTTTTTAACTGATGATGATTTACTGCTTGAAAATTATCATGTTTTATGTAATTATGGGATTCCAAGAAATAAGATTGGGAAGATTTATGAACAAGCAGGACAAGTCTTTCGTTACGAGTATGGTGTCTTGGCATTGAAACTTAAGGCCTATGAAGAACTAGGGTTTGAGCAGTCTTTTATGGCTAAAATGATTGTTTGTAGTCCCTATCTTTTGATTGGGGATGTGAATGTAGACTTCATTAAGTCAATGGAGATATTGAGAAAAGGGGGAAGACAATGCTGTTGGATTGAGCAGCATTTGTCTGAAAATAGCTCCATTAATTGGAGCCAGTTGCATACACTTCTTAACTTACTTAGGAACACAGCCTACAGTGAGGAAGACTTGAGTTTGCTGTTAAGCCGGCATCCGGGGATTGTTTTTGAGAGTTCAGGGGAAAAGACATTATCACTGATTGGTTTTCTATTGAAATTCGGATCCTCGATGAACCAGATATGTCATATGTTCCTTCAGTTCCCTCAGTTGCCAGTTGGGAAGTTTCTTCTGAATTTGAGAGGATGTTTTCTTTTCCTCAATGAAATTGATATGGAGGCAGTAGATATACAGAAGATCATCTGCTCCCATTCGCTTTTGCTGGGTTCATATGCATTGAAGAAAACAAATACATTGATTTGTACTTTGAAGGTGGGAAAGAAGAGAATTCGTAATGTCATCATGCAGAACCCAAAAGAGATGAAGAATTGGGTGATGGGATCAACATTTGGACCATTGCCAAACTTAGGAGAGAGGAAAAAATCACAAATGCTGAAGATTAAATTTTTGACCGACTTGGGATTTGAAGAGAACTCGAGAGAAATGGTAAAGGCACTAAAGGTTTTCCGAGGTAAAGGAGCAGAGCTCCAAGAGAGATTTGATTGTATTATGCAAGCTGGTTTGGATAGGAAGGATGTTATAGAAATGGTTAAATCATCCCCTCAAATTCTTAATCAGAAAAAGGAGGTTCTCAAAATGAAGATTGATTTTTGTGTAAATGATTTGAGATGTCCCGTGTCGTATTTAGTCGTCTTTCCATCATATCTTTCGTATACGATCGAGAGAGTCGAGCTTAGGGTAGCAATGTATAATTGGCTCAAAGAGCAAGGAACTCTTGGTGCTGTACTTTCTTTGAGCACCGTAGTTGCTTGCACAGAGAACTTTTTTATCAGAAAGTATGTAAAACTTCATCCTAGAGGCCTTGAAGTGTTTCAGGAGCTGAAGGAATTCTTTTATTCTGAATAG